In one Oryza glaberrima chromosome 2, OglaRS2, whole genome shotgun sequence genomic region, the following are encoded:
- the LOC127762400 gene encoding outer envelope protein 64, mitochondrial-like — MDSSARSGGGGTGGYTSTRVWIVAGVAIAGAIVFVEAARRRRRWLRDRSEVPPDFGAFCYRFEIAPAPQPPPPAARQLLSGLTFAASDNFEIEGYVAGFGNPDWKRTHKAATRTAVPVTMLQKQGGTYVGSTVMDELGFGVSGGNLHNGTPINPASPSLFPGGSCSGSAVAVSAQLVDFALGTDTTGDVRIPACFCGVLCFKSSHGVVSTLGTIANSQSLDTIGWFARDPSVLHRVGDVLLPAATGGLTQTRQLFFADDCFQLLKVPNEKTVNVIENAIQTLPGYQPPKHINIGEYISSHVPSLKDFCEPTVEMLEGMSALKALSTVMLLLQRYEFKTNHEDWVNTVKPKLGLDTSTRVLQAVNSKSDNIKSLYIVRNELRAALKNLLKDTGILVLPTTAGYPLKRNARQRLSPGFEDRMSAFVGIATLSGCCQAVIPLGSHNDHPISLSLLAAHGSDKFLLRNVLYMFSSIKEQVVLASKLVTAPVINRDADFGAAELLKEKGNSAFKGRKWSKAVEFYSDAIKLNGTNATYYCNRAAAYLELGRYKQAEADCEQALLLDKKNVKAYLRRGIAREAVLNHQEALQDIRHALALEPQNKAGLLAERRLQKKLSHLLGLCNCFPRWLAVRMDTLQQRRNQLRIPMEPLASFAASFFAALSPPSPSAAAADSSTVLLLPLPVAAARALTVLRRLLLLATQSFISLFFMFLSVLSPPPPPPPPALAPALPRADPGCPAGASCVGRALAHVLSVASRLPVASRKYELVRGLAERLLDDNARGGGARIGAVNRAALSGAFARTLRQLDAAAGGEWPGMELAVRAVRTGMRWWRPTAAALDDGFGGPAAEKLAAELLWLGQKMAECGAAREAAAQFGAASRLGSRALVAEPTLQVALLRLAVFLFKHANSREFELSPGGNEDKGAIAEQRVSLLRSWLPLLCRGSNGTDAPVLSSKERTEMVAVLDELIGKLGWEQQEEILALWLHHFAACPDTDWPNLESCYTRWYAESRRLLE, encoded by the exons aTGGACTCCTCGGCGCGATCGGGCGGCGGAGGCACCGGCGGGTACACCAGCACTCGCGTGTGGATCGTCGCgggcgtcgccatcgccggcgccatcgTCTTCGTGGAGGCCGCGCGGCGCAGGCGCCGGTGGCTGCGGGACAGGTCCGAGGTTCCCCCCGATTTCGGTGCCTTCTGCTACCGCTTCGAGATCGCCCCGGCGCCgcagcctccgcctcccgccgcgcgCCAGCTACTCTCGGGCCTCACATTCGCGGCCAGCGACAA CTTCGAGATCGAGGGCTATGTGGCTGGGTTTGGGAATCCGGACTGGAAGAGGACTCACAAGGCAGCCACGCGCACGGCGGTTCCTGTCACGATGCTGCAGAAGCAGGGGGGCACCTACGTCGGTAGCACAGTCATGGATGAGCTCGGATTTGG TGTTTCTGGAGGAAATTTACACAATGGAACACCAATCAACCCAGCATCTCCATCACTCTTCCCTGGTGGATCATGCAGTGGTTCTGCTGTGGCAGTTTCTGCACAACTTGTCGACTTTGCTCTTG GTACTGATACAACTGGTGATGTAAGAATTCCAGCATGCTTCTGTGGTGTACTTTGTTTCAAGTCCTCTCATGGGGTTGTATCTACTCTTGGGACCATTGCAAACTCTCAAAGTTTAGACACGATTG GATGGTTTGCACGAGATCCAAGTGTTCTGCATCGTGTTGGAGATGTTCTTTTACCAGCTGCTACAGGTGGGCTTACGCAAACAAGGCAGTTATTTTTTGCTGACGATTGCTTTCAGTTGCTGAAGGTCCCCAACGAGAAAACAGTAAATGTCATAGAAAATGCTATCCAGACATTACCAGGAT ATCAGCCACCTAAGCACATCAATATTGGTGAGTATATCAGTTCACATGTACCTAGCCTGAAGGATTTTTGTGAACCCACTGTGGAGATGCTCGAAGGAATGTCAGCCTTGAAAGCACTCTCAACAGTTATGCTGTTATTACAGAG ATATGAATTCAAGACAAACCACGAGGATTGGGTTAATACTGTAAAACCCAAGCTTGGGCTTGATACCTCTACTCGTGTGCTACAAGCTGTCAATTCGAAAAGTGATAACATCAAATCTTTATACATTGTACGAAATGAATTGCGAGCTGCACTCAAGAATCTTTTAAAG GATACTGGAATTTTAGTTCTGCCAACCACAGCTGGATATCCTTTAAAGAGGAATGCAAGGCAAAGACTTTCACCTGGGTTTGAAGATAGAATGAGTGCATTTGTAGGCATTGCTACACTTTCAGGCTGCTGTCAG GCTGTGATTCCCTTAGGAAGTCACAATGATCATCCTATATCTCTTTCATTGCTAGCAGCACATGGAtcagacaaattccttcttcgCAATGTCTTGTATATGTTTTCTTCCATCAAAGAACAAGTCGTTTTGGCGTCCAAGTTGGTAACTGCACCAGTAATCAATAgagatgctgattttggtgcAGCAGAGTTGTTGAAAGAGAAg GGAAATAGTGCTTTCAAAGGACGAAAATGGAGCAAGGCGGTTGAATTTTATTCTGATGCTATCAAATTGAATGGCACAAATGCAACATATTACTGCAATAGAGCAGCTGCCTATCTGGAACTTGGCCG TTATAAGCAAGCTGAAGCAGATTGTGAGCAGGCCTTACTCTTGGATAAAAAG AATGTTAAAGCATATCTACGACGAGGGATTGCAAGAGAAGCTGTTCTGAATCACCAAGAAGCTCTTCAAG ATATCAGGCATGCTTTAGCTTTGGAGCCACAGAACAAAGCAGGCCTTTTGGCAGAGAGAAGGCTGCAGAAAAAACTGAG TCACTTGTTGGGTCTTTGCAATTGCTTTCCTCGCTGGCTGGCTGTAAGAATGGACACGCTGCAGCAGCGCAGGAACCAGCTCCGGATACCAATGGAGCCGctcgcctccttcgccgcgAGCTTCTTCGCGgccctgtcgccgccgtcgccgtcggcggccgcggcggataGCTCCACGGTGCTCCTCCTGCCGCtccccgtggcggcggcgcgggccctGACCGTGCTCCGAAGGCTCCTGCTCCTCGCCACGCAGTCCTTCATCTCCCTCTTCTTCATGTTCCTCAGCGTgctgtccccgccgccgccgccgcctcctccggcgctcgcgccggcgctgccgcgTGCTGACCCGGGGTGCCCCGCGGGGGCCAGCTGCGTGGGCCGCGCCCTCGCGCACGTGCTCTCCGTGGCGTCGCGGCTCCCCGTTGCCTCCCGCAAGTACGAGCTCGTGCGGGGGCTCGCGGAGCGGCTGCTGGACGAcaacgcgcgcggcggcggggcgcggatCGGGGCCGTGAACCGCGCCGCGCTGTCGGGGGCGTTCGCGCGCACGCTGCGGCagctggacgcggcggcgggaggggagtgGCCGGGCATGGAGCTGGCCGTGCGCGCGGTGCGAACGGGCATGCGGTGGTGGaggccgaccgccgccgcgttgGACGATGGGTTCGGCGGGCCCGCGGCGGAGAAGCTGGCCGCCGAGCTGCTCTGGCTCGGGCAGAAGATGGCCGAGTgcggcgccgcccgcgaggCCGCCGCGCAGTTCGGCGCTGCGTCGCGTCTGGGGAGCCGCGCGCTCGTCGCCGAGCCGACGCTCCAGGTCGCGTTGCTTCGGCTTGCTG TGTTCCTGTTCAAGCACGCCAACTCGAGGGAATTCGAGCTGAGCCCCGGAGGGAACGAGGACAAGGGCGCCATCGCCGAGCAGCGGGTCTCGCTGCTGCGGTCGTGGCTGCCGCTGCTCTGCCGCGGCAGCAACGGCACGGACGCGCCGGTGCTTAGCAGCAAGGAGAGGACGGAGATGGTGGCCGTGCTGGATGAGTTGATCGGGAAGCTGGGGTgggagcagcaggaggagatcCTGGCGCTCTGGCTGCACCACTTCGCCGCGTGCCCGGACACCGACTGGCCCAACCTCGAGAGCTGCTACACCCGCTGGTACGCAGAGTCGCGCAGGCTGCTCGAGTAG